The genomic interval TAAAATTGATTACGATTTAATAAAAAAACATCCTAAGTTTTTTATTGGTTATAGTGATGTAACAGCTGCCCATATCGCATTGAATCAAAAAGCAAATCTTGTTACATTTCATGGTCCAATGCTAATTGGTGAGTTTGAGAGAGGAATAAGTAAAGATTCTTATCAATATGCTAAAGCATTATTAACAGGAAAAGAAAAAGTTTCTTATATCAATCCTGATAATGAAGAATTGGTATGTGTTGTAGAAGGAGAGATTAAAGCGCCTATTATTGGAGGGAATCTTTCGGTTTTAGTTTCTACATTAGGTACGGATTATGAAATAGATACAAAAGGAAAAATTCTATTTTTTGAAGAAATCAATGAAGAAGTTTATCGTATAGACTCAATGCTTGCTCACCTTAGATTAATGCATAAATTAGAGGAATGTAGCGGGTTCATTATAGGGAAATTTACAAAGTGTCTTGAAGAAGAAAATGGATTTACAATAGAAGACTTAATTAAACAATATATTAAACCTTTAAATAAACCAACGATCGCTAATTTTCAAGCAGGACACGTTTCTCCAAATTATATGATTCCTTTTGGAGTAGAGGCTTATTTGAATGCAACTGAAAAAGAATTAGTCGTTGAACCAGCAGTCCTTTAGTATATTAGGTCGAAAAATCAGTTATTTATATAGCTGATTTTTTTATCTAGAGAAAATAACATAATTTAACTACCTTCATGAATAAGATAGTGATAGTTAAGGTATTTATGGAGGTTTTATATGGACTACATTGTGAATAAAATTATCTGGGGTTGGCCACTTATCATTTTATTATTAGTAGCTAGTGTTTACTATGGAATTCGAACAAGGTTTGTACAATTACGATTTTTAAAATTAATGCCTAAGTTATTGTTTGAAAAGAATGAAGACAAAGAAAAGATTTCTTCTTTTCAATCAATTTCTTTGGTTCTTGCTAATCATGTAGGAACAGGGAATATTGTTGGGGTTTCAATTGCGATAATGTATGGAGGTCCTGGCGCTATATTTTGGATGTGGATAACAGCTGTTCTATGTTCTGTATTAGCGTTTGTTGAAAATACCTTAGGACAAATGTATAAAATTGAAGTGAATGGTGAATATCGCGGAGGTCCCGCTTATTATATACTAAAAGGTATAGGCTCTCCATTGTGGGCGCATATTATTTCCTTTGTTTTTTTTATTTGTCTAGGTTTATTTATGCCAACCATACAATCAGCAACAATTTCTTCCACTATCCATACAACATTCACCTTTCCAAAGTTAATCATTGGTTTGTTTGTTACTCTTACAATCGGTTTTATTATTTTTGGTAACTCCAAAAGGATTGTCCATGTTGCTGAAGTGGTTGTTCCATTTATGGCTGTTTTTTACATTATCGTTGCTACTGTTATTATTTTAGTTCATTTCACACAAATAGATAATGTCTTTTTATTGATTATAAACAATGCGTTAAAAAAAGATGCGATATATGGAAGCATTTTAGGGAGTGCGATTAG from Mycoplasmatota bacterium carries:
- a CDS encoding LD-carboxypeptidase: MLKGKALKKGDTLGIINISSVGSLNEDRVDGIIKKLKDMGFNVVVGKSCYERYGYLAGSDETRVNDLNNMFANDQVDGIVCIKGGYGAIRVLDKIDYDLIKKHPKFFIGYSDVTAAHIALNQKANLVTFHGPMLIGEFERGISKDSYQYAKALLTGKEKVSYINPDNEELVCVVEGEIKAPIIGGNLSVLVSTLGTDYEIDTKGKILFFEEINEEVYRIDSMLAHLRLMHKLEECSGFIIGKFTKCLEEENGFTIEDLIKQYIKPLNKPTIANFQAGHVSPNYMIPFGVEAYLNATEKELVVEPAVL
- a CDS encoding alanine:cation symporter family protein, translating into MDYIVNKIIWGWPLIILLLVASVYYGIRTRFVQLRFLKLMPKLLFEKNEDKEKISSFQSISLVLANHVGTGNIVGVSIAIMYGGPGAIFWMWITAVLCSVLAFVENTLGQMYKIEVNGEYRGGPAYYILKGIGSPLWAHIISFVFFICLGLFMPTIQSATISSTIHTTFTFPKLIIGLFVTLTIGFIIFGNSKRIVHVAEVVVPFMAVFYIIVATVIILVHFTQIDNVFLLIINNALKKDAIYGSILGSAISYGMRRGLFSNEAGVGSSSNISASSNVTHPAKQGLISTFCVFIDTIIICSATAFMILVTNCYNIIDEGKTLYVGVEGLHYGEYVGEAINTVFNNWGTFFVTIALFFFAYTSLFSGFYNAQSNLIFIFKSKKTYKIANFIYKCVFLSIIFLSSIFNTDFAWSLADMGIGIAALVNIIVIVLLSGKVLEVLHDFELKYKKKDQSRYFNKELECWRK